The following nucleotide sequence is from Zea mays cultivar B73 chromosome 1, Zm-B73-REFERENCE-NAM-5.0, whole genome shotgun sequence.
CTTCTACTCCACCTCGAACAAACGCCATGATTCTTGGACGGGGCCGCCTCTGGCCAACCAAAGGATCCATCCATGTACTGGTTAGTTGGTGAATGTTGCCTTTAGTTACAAAACATTGAGTTGAGCAATGAGAAGAGGAGAACACCAGCTGACACCGAGAACATCGAGCAAAGAGAATGACTCGATTTGTGATGAAGTTTTGACGCCCTAGAACGGCTCTATATCCTAACCCTGGAATAGTCGCCTAGGGCCATCTGACAAGCAAAATTAAGGAAAGAGGGAGACCGCTAGCCTCTCCACACCTTCTTTTCCACGTCTTTTACATCTTTCTTATGAATACAATCATGCTAATGAagctttttcttttccccttgccCATGCAACTGACATGAGACCTCAAAGAACCAAAGGGGACAGAAAGTTCGATGAGCCACCAACCAGAACACCCCGCCTAAGAAAGCTAAACAAACACTAGGAGCACCCAATCTAGTAAGGCCTCAAACTCCTTCTATTGACTTAATGGGGGGAACCGAAAAACCCATGGCAGAATTGTCGTGGATTCTAGGGTTCGAAAGGCCGGTCTGCAAGGGCTTGTGGCCACCTCAACGAAAATTAGAGTGAGGGGTAGCAGGTGAGGGGTACACTAGCGACCAGGACCCTAATGCGTGAAGCGCTAAGGACGTCACCAGCTTGTGTTCGAGTCCTAGGAAGGTCTGACTCATGGTTTATCGCAAAGAGAGACAGCGAGCCGTCGGGTCCAGTCAAACGGAGTCCGCAACTATATGAGTTCGTTCTCGAGAGTATGAGGACGTCCCCCCAGCGGACCCCGCGCTTGGATTCTATGAAAGGAACTAGGGcctcactcggattacccgtttgcAATTGCAACTCACCGAGCGCCATTGCTAGCCCATTGAGTAAAGTGTGGTTCGGCTCACCTCCCCTCATCATCGCGGTAGGTTTGCGCGGGGAGAGTAAAACTAAAATAAGGGACGACCCCCCAGACGGATCTGTGCATCAAGCAGGGGCTTGGGGCTCATCCTACACGAGTATGGTGAATGAGAGAAAGTCACACGAATAGCGCCCCTCGGACCGAGAATGATCCTAGGACCAACCAGGGTCTGAGGGACTAAGGACCATATGTATTGCGAGAACAATCGGGCCAAGAAACAAGGCTATGCAAGATCATAAATTATTTCTTCCACCGACACCACCCGGAGCACAACGTTCGCCATGGCGTCCAAGTCTCTTGTTACGAGATCCAAGTCTGTAGATGTTGTTCAGGCACGCAGGCCGACAACATCATGGAGGCAGACATCGCAATGTAGTTGCGCAATGGTGAAAGTCGTCGTCCACAACCTCACAAATGCACTCCAGGACGTCAAGGAGAGGCAATCTCTAATTCCTCCATCGCACACGAACAAATCTTGTAGCCCAATCTACATATTGGAAAAAACCAGCGCTTTAGTCCTAGGTCATGCGATAAACTCCCAAATTGTTAGGAGTCTAAAAAAGACCGAGAGCCCAGAGGCTGGACCAAGAAAGACTACTTGCCCCCTGGATCGCTGAGAACTGCTAGTCACAATTGCAGACGCCACACCTTAGCGTTAGCCACCTCTAGGGTTGACTAAGTCGTGCTTAAATCCCTTAAAAGGACGTCCTCCATCCACTCCAAGGGGGTCGACAAGGTGGTTGACCGAGACATGGAGCCACCACCCTAAAAAAGCAAGCTAGGGATTAGCCGGCAAGGGGATAAGAGGGAACCCTGGAAAAAGGGCAGGTCGGTCAAACCGTTGCCTCGGACAGCCCCCCTTTGGGAGGCACTACTCTAGTCTATAAGTGAAGAAAAGCGCCAGCTAGCGAGGAGATATGCATACAGGGGCACttggtctctctctctctctcccccgctTTTAAAGGAGGAGGGTACCCGAACGAGCTCGCAtagagagaagaaggaaaagactcGAGGGACCTACAACACTAGAAGGTTTAACTAAGGCATGGTGGGAGGAGGCAGTCTTGACTttgtgtcatgttctgaatagaattcctatgggcaaaaaagagaaaaccccttatgagaagcgggctaggagaaaaccatcactttcatacttgtgcacttgggggtgcatggcgaaagtcaatgtagcaattaataaaaagcgcaagcttgtaCCAAGGACAATGGATTGTGTATTTCTAGGTTATGCTTCTTGTAGCTTAgcttatagatttttagtagttaaatctgaagttcctgatgtgtatgtagatactattatggaatcacgtgagactactttctttgaacacatatttccaatgaaagacagtCATAACAAATCTAGATACTCTTTTGATATAACTCCTGAGCATAATACACATATTGGGTGTTTTGAACAACCACATTAGAGTGTTCTacaggaggatgacaatgatgcttctaaaaggagcaagagacaaaggattGAAAAATCCTTTtgtgatgatttcattgtgtaccatGTGGACGATAGTTCTTCTATCATTGAGGAAGCATTTGCATATCTAGATGcatatgattggaaagaagcaatTTAGAATGAGATGGACTCAATTCTTTCGAATGGTATGTGGGAGGTCACTAATCGACCCTATGGTTGtaaacctgtgggttgtaagtgggtgtttaaaaagaagctcaagcctgatggtacaattaagaagtacaaggctaggcttgtggctaaaggataTGCTAAGAAAGAAGAAGACTTCTTTGGTACTTACTCACGTGTTGCTAGAATGactactattcgagtactactttccttGGTTGTCTCGTATGGTCTTCTTATCCTTCAAATGGATGCAAAGATAACTTTTCTTAATAGAGAGCTCGACGAGGAATCTATATGAAAcaacctgatggatttgtagttaAGGGTCAAGagagcaaggtgtgcaagttattgaaatttTGGTATGGTCTGAaacaagcaccaaagcagtggcatgagaagtttgacatgaCTATAACGTCtacaggctttgccattaatgaggctgacatgtgtgtgtattatcgctatggtgtgggcgaaggagttatattgtgcctatatgttgatgatatattgatatttggcataaacattgatgtgatcaatgaaatcaagtcttttctatcaaagagttttgatatgaaagatctaggAGAAGCtaatgtgattctaaacatcaagctgatcaaggcagatggtgggattactctcttgcaatctcactatgttgaaaagtttTTTTAAAGCGATTCGACTTCTCTGATTGCaagccttctccaacaccttacgATCCCattgtgacactgcgaaagaacaagagaattggtttagatcAATTAAGATATTCTCAGATTATTGGTTCACTCGTGTATCTTGCTAGTGCAACAAGGCTTGAGCGCTCAGCGTTATATTATAGATCCGGACTTGGGCAGTCGGCATAGGCAGAGCGCTCAACGCTATAGGCTAGGTGTTGGGACGTTGGGCTGTGAGATGCTCGGTGGGTGGTGGGCCACTAGGCCTATCCAACTTTGGGTGGATGTATGCTGAGCTAGAGAAGTGGAGACGGGATTTCAGGAGTTTGGAAAGCACCACATGCCACAACTTATTCAAGCGGATCGGGTAGGCAGGTATCGAGGACGGGGAGTGACAAACTATACCTGAACTCACTAGACTCGATTGGGAATGAATTTGTACAATTTAACTTCCTGTGGGGATCAAATTAGCTCCATCCCTATCCTTTAACGGATGAATTTCTTATGGGGAATCGGTGATCGGGTTTCCATTACCATCCCTAACGGGAACGCAGGACTTGAGATGTCTAGCTGGTGCGTGCGTCTCTAGTGACTGTCGTTGCACGTTCTACGTCGGTTCATTCGTTCATAAAGGTAATAGATGACATACGATTCCTCATGCACACGACACGCATCGTGTTACGTACGGTTCGTACATAGCCTGGCCGAGAAGCCGTGAAGGGTCCAGTTTGATATTTTGTTGTTGCTGTTGAAAATTTTCGAATAAAAACCATCTTTGTTTGTTTTTTTACTAGATGAATAAAACTAGAACAGATTGAAACGAATATACGAAGCAAacggacgggggaaaagaagcttCCTCCCCCTCGGCGGGAAAAAAAGAGAGGAAGAGGTCCAGTCCGTCCGGCAGATACGGTAGTACAGCAGCCCGTTCCAGAAGGCAAAAGAAGCAAGTGGATCGATCGGGTGGAGGAAAAGATCGCCCATAAGCCAAATTGCCAAGTAGACAGGGGAAATTAAATAAAGGAGCGGAGGGAAGCAGCCGTGCGATGCTAATCACGCGCGATCTGACACACACGCAAGTTGATCGCCCCCCCCCCCACTTGCGCAGTTATTTACGCGCGTCACGTACGTGTGCTGACCTGGCCTGTCCCCGTGCGTGCTCCCTCTTCCTCCCGCTCTTTCTCTTTTACCGACGACGGCCAAGTTGCCGCCGCCGGTCTCGATCGCAACGTACGCGCAAGTTGCAGGTAGCCAGCGACCTGCTGTCTCTTTTACAACTAACAATAATAATAGCGTGCTCCCGTGTTATCTGTATAGGAGAAATGCTAGTAGTAAATAAATTATTAGAAGCGAGGTCAAGGAGCGCTTTGGAAACGGAACGGCCGGTGGAAGAGGGCGGGGCGCGATAggtgggtggtggtggtggtagtggtGGATTGGAAGAAGCAAGCAACGACAGGGCGGGCCTCCGCCCGCGCAAGTTGGCCTGGCTGGCTGGCTGGGACGGGTAGTACAGCTCGAGACGTCGCGACGCGCCGCAAGTGGGCGGCACTTTGGCCGCGCGCACCCTGGGTTTCGCTTATCGTCTCAACAAAGGGCTCCAACTCCATCGTCGTCCTCCGGCTCCCCCACTCCTACGGCTACCATGAATGATAGGGTCCGATGACCGAGTGGCTAGAAATCAATCTCTGTACGGACACGGGACACCCCTCCCCCCACCCCTGTGATGATGTGATTGTAAACTAAATATAATGGTGGTCGATCTCTGCtaaactagctagctagctagtcgcTTCTCGTGTATGTCGATCGTCGCTTTTGAGTATATGCAGTTTTATATTGGATGCTGCTTTGTGTATACTGCACATATCGTACGTGTTCCAGATAAATCGAACTGATCAGGTATATATGTATGTAGAGATAAATAGATGCATGACTGGCTGGTGTTACTGTTGCTACTTCCTCATCAGCTTGCTGCGTGTTACAAGCTCGATCGATCGAAAAGTTTCATGCTCTCCACAAACCATATCTCTGTTACCATCAAACATATATACATCCAGAGGAATCGATCGTGCGCCAGAACTTAGATCTCTACAGATTTACTTGTCATCTTGTTGATCGTCTCTCGAATCTCTGCACAAGCGAGAGTAGCTAGGGAGGGCTTGCTGTGCTGTGTGTCTCTCGCAACAACGAGAAAAAAGAATAATAACGAAAACCAAGGGGGACACTAATGTGAAAAGGCCAAAGaagaaggagagagagagagagacagaagGTCACGCGCCGTACAAACACGCATCCCTCCTCCCTCCGATCCGGTCCTTCCTCCccggaaaaaaaaagaaaaccatCGATCACCCAACGGAGATGGAGTCCCCTCCTCCGTCCACGCCTACACGGCCGCGAGCTTCTCGGCGGTCGTGGCCAGCGACTGGAGGTTGCACTTGACGATGGTGTCGACGAACACGCGGGTGTCCTCGGGGGTGTTGCCCGGCGGCACGTCCACCACGTACGACTCCACGACCACGGTGGCGGCGTCGGGCGCGGCCGGGGACGGGTGGACGGTGGTGACCGAGAGGTAGTTCCGGAGCCGGTGCTCGCCGCCCACGACGCGGAAGCTGAGCACGTGGCTCTCGTCGTCCAGGACCTCCAGGCGCTCGCGGCTGGACGCCGCGGGGAGCCCCGACACCACGCGCACCTCGCGGAGGGTGCCCACGCCGCCGTCGCCCGCCAGCAGCGCGCAGCTGCGCACGAACCGCTTGTACACCTGCGGCTGGTCGAACCGCCGCACCACGGACCACACCGCCGCCGCCGGCGCCGCCACGTGCTGCACCACCGCGGAGCAGCACCGCCCGGGCCCCGCCGCCGCGTGCTCGTGGTGCCGCGCTGCCTCCGCCGGCACCTCGCCGTCGTGCGCCCCGCACCGCATCCCCCCCGCGCTCGCCGCGACGGCCGCGGCCACCTCCGCCGCGCACCCGACGCCGCCGCCGAGGACCCGCCCGCGGCCGTGCTGGTGCGGCATGCCGCCGGGGCTGGACGCCTGGATGCACGGCATCTTTGCGGCTAGCTGCCTGCTTGTCCTTGTCCTCCTGCTCCGATTTCGTCTCCTGATCTCGTGTGCGCTGGAATTTCTTGCGGCGACGGGTTGGGGTTAGTGAAGAGAGGTTGATCAGGGGCACAGCCATTTATATATGCAAAGTGGGCCAACTTGTCCTGGCTCGCACTGTTGCATATGGAGTATCCAGTTGTGTCATGTGTGCTCACTTTAATTAATTCGACTATAAATCATCTTTAAGTGGGCTCTACATTTTAGCAATTTGCCCAAGTTGCATTCTTGGGGGTGAGGGGACCTGTACCTGTGGGCTGTGGGGTGGGGAGAGGAGGACCGGAGGAGGGGTTTTGCCTTCTTGATATTTTTTTCGATAATTTAACGAGAAAAATTGAAATATCTTGGAGACTGGCCGCTAAGGAAGTGGGGGTAAATAGGTGGTGTCATGTTTTTTTTTCACAATATCAAGGAAATATGACATGCACCTataatctatactatacttaaagcaccagtttcaacggtcgtcgcgCGTCatcttttttacaaataacctctcacagctatttcaaattaatccgttgCACGTCTATAAATGGCTAAACGGCGGCCCGGCACGGGCCAGACGCGCGCGGGTCACAACTCTGACCCAGGCACGTCATACCGGCCTGCTGACTGTTCCGAGCCAGCCCGTTAGTCcgtcggcccatttgattaaattaGCGTAAAAATGTTAAAATATAGTGCAGGAGGTGGGATTCGAACTCATGCCCTAATGAAAGAAGGGTAGGAGACACTAGGTAAAGTTATCTAACCAATAGAATATCATGCtcaaatgtttttaatattgaatataaattatatatatttatatacgttttttgtaaaataaaaatatataatcgtgtcgAGCCGGACCAGCACTACGGACCGATGCTACAGctcaagcacgacacgacgttcttgactcttgcaagcattaggtcgtttctgagaccacattgacgcaatggactctatggtgtttgaggttgctgaattggatggagcaacaataatTTATCACaataacagtaaaatgaaaggttatttattggttttaaatgttagtaattgctacaaagtagcataatttatatggagcgcatccagtttttattgatgcctgactttagcaatcacttcatattttgatttatcttttttataagtttgagttcatgtgacttattttagaaacttgagctcacaaactttctcttatttggtctttgtattgtggaattatgtcattttacaaTCTTTGtgcgttcagtcagtcgttgtgaactctcttctaatcgctcacttcattggccgtgttgtaccaagacatattggatggagtaaataaTAACATCGGTTAGCtaaatcaaaaaatattatacggagagcagagacaatcaataaaaaatcttaaatTTTTTTGTTGATAAGATATAtgagtattgttgtaagccgttgcaacgcacgggcaaccgactagtatacTTTTTAAGTGCTACTTCAAACCGCCAGGGCATTTTCCTTAAAGGTTCCATACTGGTGTCAAGTTAATGATATATTCTTTTAGGGTTTAACTTTACCCATCAAGAAAAAAAATTAGCCGCTAAAGATATCCTATTTTCTGGTAGTAAGAGAAAACAAGGTTGCTTTATGTGCTATTAAGGTTAATTCAATTTAAAAACTAAAAAAAGATTACACACGTATTTAATTCTAGACATTTGATAAGGGCTAGAAGTTGTCAATGACGACATCGTCTCTACTCTATAAAGCATCAGTTTCTATGGTTTCCACATTCACGTTATGTCATCCTTCCTCTTTCATGATTTATACAAAAATAAGATAAAGTTGTGAACAGACGAGGGTTAAAACCTTGATTGTAGGCTCTAGAGTTAAACCCACATAATCAACAAAACATACATATTTTTACGTTTTATTGAAACAAAGTCTATCTATATGATATATAGCAGCAGTACCAATGCACAAACATCCATCTCAAAATAGTATTCTTTTTATACTAAACATACATTTATTagtaaatctaagaatgtgattgaTATGTATGTCTAGATTCATTATCATTTATTTAAATATGGACGAAAAAGGACTAGAAAACTATATTTTAGAACAGATAGAGCATTTATTTATGCAACCGATGTTATATGCTCCACCCATTCCAAGATGTATACCATTTCGATCTTATGCTAAGTTATATTTTAGTTCTGAGTTCTGACTAAATTTAAATAAATACATACTAATATCTGTAGTGGACACAAAAGGCACTTACAATACATATTACATGGTGATTTAACTAAGCTTACTTTGACACTTTGGGATATTAATGATTTTTTTATAAATTTGGTTAAATGCAGAGAATTCTAACTCAGCACAAAACTAAAACGGCCTATATTTTGTGACGGAGCAAGTGCCTTCTAATAACATTTAAAAAGTTTACGTACAACCATCGTATAATAATGCACGCAGGTTTGAGAAACGTAATTTTAAAACTAGCTTTGTTATAGAAGTTGCGAGGTTGGATGGCCGGTATGTATCACTACTGTAATATTTAAAAGATGCATGTTAAGCAAAGTGGGCAAGCAACACCGTAAACCTCTGCTATATTAAAGAACTAGTTTCAACGATCGACTTTCATCATTTTTTTACAAACACACCCCTGAAATTTTACGAATCAGTCCACTGTCCTACGCACTTTTCTGTCTCGCCTCCCTCTGGGCCTACACCATATTCGTCCCCAACCTCCCTCCCCACGCTGCCTCCCCACGCCCTCCCTCCCCACTTCGCTGCTCTGCTCGTTGCCTCCCCGCGACCTCCCTCCACACGCCGCCTCTGCCACGCCTCCATTACCGTGAAGCTTTTAACTGGTCCAAGCGCCCTGAAAATCTCACAACCCCTCCGCTCGTCAT
It contains:
- the LOC103634514 gene encoding abscisic acid receptor PYL4-like, with product MPCIQASSPGGMPHQHGRGRVLGGGVGCAAEVAAAVAASAGGMRCGAHDGEVPAEAARHHEHAAAGPGRCCSAVVQHVAAPAAAVWSVVRRFDQPQVYKRFVRSCALLAGDGGVGTLREVRVVSGLPAASSRERLEVLDDESHVLSFRVVGGEHRLRNYLSVTTVHPSPAAPDAATVVVESYVVDVPPGNTPEDTRVFVDTIVKCNLQSLATTAEKLAAV